Proteins from a single region of Halomicroarcula saliterrae:
- a CDS encoding DUF6610 family protein, producing the protein MSRHPFATDAYEAGFVTGIREDCSLQTNALRNVDVPILMLDNDFKNPDLQRYLSRFREIEPEIGVVGDARSADEAHILVEEARKLKTEYPDSTLIIVPKCHEAIEIIGSADVPGTEIVLGYSMGYSDILASDFSDYSDWRGRRVHLLGASPTKQWEVIQQLTSPTLFGDPPADIVGLDWNGAHKVAYIGEYWSREGWQRSDHLSIRETVKKSLREMRLFWKERGVWPREGTTPVDRLGEAVQVPDDEVFANGMHISEAGDYEGPDDWEDRLDPEDDETIPLEHAIVHQYTDGSIRAFRSETERVYTEYHEGLITP; encoded by the coding sequence CTGTCTCGGCACCCATTCGCGACAGACGCATATGAGGCAGGCTTCGTGACCGGGATTCGTGAAGACTGTAGCCTGCAGACAAATGCTCTACGTAACGTCGACGTCCCAATACTGATGTTGGATAATGACTTCAAGAATCCAGACCTGCAGAGATATCTGTCGCGATTTCGGGAGATCGAGCCCGAAATTGGTGTCGTCGGAGACGCACGTTCAGCCGATGAGGCACATATCTTAGTTGAGGAGGCCCGTAAGCTGAAAACAGAGTACCCAGACTCAACGCTCATCATAGTCCCAAAATGCCACGAGGCAATCGAGATCATCGGTTCAGCCGATGTACCGGGCACAGAGATTGTATTAGGCTACTCAATGGGATACTCAGATATCCTGGCCTCAGACTTCTCGGACTACTCGGACTGGCGTGGACGGCGTGTACACCTGCTAGGAGCAAGCCCCACCAAACAGTGGGAGGTGATTCAACAGTTGACCTCACCAACATTGTTCGGCGATCCACCTGCAGATATCGTCGGGCTGGATTGGAACGGTGCGCACAAAGTCGCCTACATCGGTGAATATTGGAGTCGGGAAGGCTGGCAACGAAGCGACCATCTCTCCATCAGGGAAACAGTGAAGAAGAGCCTTCGTGAGATGCGCTTGTTCTGGAAAGAACGCGGTGTCTGGCCTCGTGAGGGGACGACCCCGGTTGACCGTTTAGGTGAGGCTGTCCAGGTGCCAGACGATGAGGTGTTTGCAAACGGAATGCACATCTCTGAAGCGGGTGACTACGAGGGTCCGGATGATTGGGAGGATCGACTTGACCCCGAAGACGATGAGACGATACCACTCGAACATGCAATCGTTCACCAGTATACCGACGGCAGTATCCGGGCATTTCGCTCAGAAACCGAGCGGGTATACACCGAATACCACGAGGGCTTGATTACGCCGTAG
- a CDS encoding RNA-guided endonuclease TnpB family protein has product MSTTQTANKTLEATLAPPTWCKEQRLQQTLSEYRDALHDAFEQDCETMSATNKVVTPYNLPYQAKDALKSYVPKLHNTYNANELDDEHPLRFVNRAGKFDRDTSREYEICWNVPQPGRGTNFWIPLRLNPEQGELWDEMLDEESSTKVGELRLQKHQKTWTLHVTVEYEIEDTSELPENPTRVGFDIGESMLVTGCALQHDTPTKPLLINGREAKRIRKEMFTTLKRLQERDASEWRIEERFSYYQNRLTDIIEKASRESVEYARQFVNPVIVMEDLAYIRESLDYGKYMNRRLHSWAFARLQGRIEDKAKDAGIPVRYVHPQYTSKTCHSCKHIGYRPRQAEFKCKNSECHVSTFQADINASANIARRVDPWGESLPWKQAGDDSPQDGSGCDTATTQCEQSETPSQMTLTTFQESKPTASDD; this is encoded by the coding sequence ATGTCAACGACTCAGACGGCGAATAAAACGCTGGAAGCCACGCTCGCACCCCCAACGTGGTGCAAAGAGCAACGCCTCCAGCAAACGCTGTCCGAATACCGAGACGCACTCCACGATGCCTTCGAGCAAGACTGTGAGACGATGAGCGCCACGAACAAAGTGGTGACACCGTACAACTTACCGTACCAAGCGAAAGACGCCCTCAAATCCTACGTCCCGAAACTCCACAACACGTACAACGCCAACGAGTTGGACGACGAACACCCGCTCCGATTCGTGAATCGAGCCGGGAAGTTCGACCGCGACACATCGCGTGAGTACGAAATCTGTTGGAACGTTCCGCAACCCGGTCGGGGAACCAACTTCTGGATACCACTCCGTTTGAATCCCGAACAAGGGGAGTTGTGGGATGAGATGCTCGATGAGGAATCGAGTACCAAAGTGGGCGAACTTCGCTTGCAGAAACACCAGAAGACGTGGACACTCCACGTTACTGTTGAATACGAAATCGAGGACACTTCTGAGTTGCCCGAGAATCCGACTCGGGTTGGGTTCGATATTGGCGAGTCGATGTTGGTCACGGGCTGTGCCCTCCAACACGACACTCCCACGAAACCACTCCTCATCAACGGGAGGGAAGCCAAGCGAATCCGCAAAGAGATGTTCACTACTCTCAAGCGACTCCAAGAGCGTGACGCATCTGAGTGGCGTATCGAGGAACGTTTCTCGTACTACCAGAACCGTCTCACTGACATCATCGAGAAGGCTTCTCGTGAGTCCGTGGAGTATGCTCGTCAGTTCGTGAATCCAGTTATCGTGATGGAGGACTTGGCGTACATCCGCGAATCACTGGACTACGGGAAGTACATGAATCGACGCTTGCACTCGTGGGCCTTCGCTCGCTTGCAGGGACGTATCGAGGACAAGGCGAAGGACGCCGGGATTCCAGTCAGGTACGTTCACCCGCAGTACACCTCGAAGACGTGCCACTCGTGCAAGCACATCGGGTATCGCCCTCGGCAAGCCGAGTTCAAGTGCAAGAACTCAGAGTGCCACGTATCGACGTTCCAAGCAGATATTAACGCGAGTGCGAACATCGCACGTCGCGTAGACCCGTGGGGAGAGAGTCTGCCGTGGAAACAAGCAGGCGATGACTCGCCACAGGACGGGAGCGGTTGTGACACCGCCACGACTCAGTGTGAGCAGAGCGAGACACCCTCGCAGATGACACTCACAACGTTTCAAGAGTCGAAACCCACTGCCAGCGACGACTGA